One part of the Anaeromyxobacter sp. Fw109-5 genome encodes these proteins:
- the gltB gene encoding glutamate synthase large subunit, with product MIETGYPGKQGLYDPQYEHDACGFGFVADIKGRASHDILSKALQVLVNLEHRGAVGAEKNTGDGAGILFQLPHAFLAAESEKVGRRLPRPGHYAAGMVFLPPNEAGRAECARIFEAVVREEGQQVLGWRDVPVDGGTLGPTAQASQPVIRQILVGRGPDCPDAMSFERKLYVIRRLVEKKVSRSAIPGRTHFYVPSLSHKTIVYKGMLNAPQLRAFYPDLSHPALVTAIAMVHSRFSTNTFPSWSRAHPYRYISHNGEINTLRGNINWMHARQSMMRSSLFGEDMQKILTVVDSEGSDSAMFDNVLELLTLSGRELPHAMMMMVPEPWNRHESMTAARRAFYEFHSCLMEPWDGPASIAFTDGVRVGAVLDRNGLRPSRYYVTKDDLVVMASEVGVLDLPAERILRKGRLQPGRMFLVDTSEGRIVADEELKERIAKQHPYREWIERYAVRLDELPRPERVIEPDHETVLRRQEVFGYTAEDVKMLITPMAIEGTEPIGSMGNDAPLAVLSEKPQPLFAYFKQLFAQVTNPPVDAIREEIIMAVETAVGPEGNLLEPGPDACRQLSLPTPVLRNEELEKIRGLDGGQASKGLRAITLPILFRAKDGGAGLRKALEDLRFKASECIAEGYNIIVLSDRGHDAEDAPIPSLLAVAAVHHHLIREGTRTRIGLVLESGEPREVHHFALLVAYGASAVNPYLAFETIHDQVKLGLISGTGADAEKKYVKAVSKGIVKVISKMGISTIQSYHGAQVFEAVGLNQDFIDEYFTWTATRVGGVGIDVVAKEARLRNERGFPPKRPIYHTSLPAGGQYKWRATGEHHLFNPETVHKLQFACRSGSYSLFKEYTALVDHQARNLNTLRGLMDLVPGPKPVPIDEVEPVESIMRRFKTGAMSYGSISQEAHEALAVAMNRIGGKSNTGEGGEDPARYERSPGGDSKNSAIKQVASGRFGVTSQYLVNARELQIKMAQGAKPGEGGQLPGSKVYPWIAKVRHATPGVGLISPPPHHDIYSIEDLAQLIHDLKNANHRARVSVKLVAEVGVGTIAAGVAKAHADVVLISGHDGGTGASPLTSIKHAGIPWELGLAETHQVLVMNDLRSRIVVEVDGQLKTGRDVVVGALLGAEEFGFATAPLVVLGCVMMRACHLNTCPVGVATQDPKLRAKFTGDPGHVVTFMRFVAQEVREIMAELGYRTIDEMVGRSERIEMRRAVDHWKARNLDFGRILFKPTVPRSYGRTCQIPQDHGIEQTLDATTLLDLARPALEEGKPVRATLPIRNTMRVVGTMTGSEVTRRYGAAGLPEDTIQLHFRGSAGQSFGAFVPRGMTLVLEGDSNDYVGKGLSGGKIVVHPPRDATFVPEENIIIGNVAFYGATGGEAYVRGLAGERFCVRNSGLHAVVEGVGDHGCEYMTGGRVVVLGPTGRNFAAGMSGGVAYVLDQDGQFATRCNRQMVGLARLEDVEEIAAVKAMIEKHVQWTDSGHARRLLERWSDTVPRIVRVLPNDYRRVVEAQARMREKGLTAEEAEMAAFEENARDEARVGGN from the coding sequence ATGATCGAGACAGGCTATCCCGGGAAGCAGGGCCTCTATGACCCGCAGTACGAGCACGACGCCTGCGGGTTCGGGTTCGTCGCCGACATCAAGGGCCGCGCCTCCCACGACATCCTCTCCAAGGCGCTCCAGGTGCTCGTCAACCTGGAGCACCGCGGCGCCGTGGGCGCCGAGAAGAACACGGGCGACGGGGCGGGCATCCTGTTCCAGCTCCCGCACGCCTTCCTCGCGGCGGAGAGCGAGAAGGTCGGGCGCCGCCTGCCGCGGCCGGGCCACTACGCGGCGGGCATGGTGTTCCTGCCGCCGAACGAGGCCGGCCGCGCCGAGTGCGCTCGCATCTTCGAGGCGGTGGTGCGCGAGGAGGGGCAGCAGGTGCTCGGCTGGCGGGACGTGCCCGTCGACGGCGGCACCCTCGGTCCCACCGCGCAGGCCAGCCAGCCGGTGATCCGGCAGATCCTGGTCGGGCGTGGCCCGGACTGCCCGGACGCGATGAGCTTCGAGCGGAAGCTCTACGTGATCCGGCGCCTCGTGGAGAAGAAGGTCTCGCGCTCGGCCATCCCCGGGCGGACGCACTTCTACGTGCCGTCGCTGTCCCACAAGACCATCGTCTACAAGGGCATGCTGAACGCGCCGCAGCTCCGCGCGTTCTACCCGGACCTGTCGCACCCGGCGCTCGTCACCGCGATCGCGATGGTCCACTCCCGCTTCTCGACGAACACCTTCCCGTCCTGGTCGCGGGCGCACCCGTACCGCTACATCTCGCACAACGGCGAGATCAACACGCTGCGCGGCAACATCAACTGGATGCACGCGCGGCAGTCGATGATGCGCTCGTCGCTGTTCGGCGAGGACATGCAGAAGATCCTCACCGTGGTCGACAGCGAGGGCTCCGACTCGGCGATGTTCGACAACGTGCTCGAGCTGCTCACGCTCTCCGGGCGCGAGCTGCCCCACGCGATGATGATGATGGTGCCGGAGCCGTGGAACCGGCACGAGTCGATGACCGCGGCGAGGCGCGCGTTCTACGAGTTCCACTCCTGCCTGATGGAGCCGTGGGACGGCCCGGCCTCCATCGCCTTCACGGACGGCGTCCGCGTCGGGGCGGTCCTCGACCGCAACGGCCTGCGCCCCTCGCGCTACTACGTCACGAAGGACGACCTCGTCGTGATGGCGTCGGAGGTGGGCGTCCTCGACCTCCCCGCCGAGCGGATCCTGCGCAAGGGCCGGCTGCAGCCGGGGCGCATGTTCCTCGTCGACACGTCCGAGGGCCGCATCGTCGCCGACGAGGAGCTGAAGGAGCGCATCGCCAAGCAGCACCCTTACCGCGAGTGGATCGAGCGCTACGCCGTGCGGCTCGACGAGCTGCCCCGGCCGGAGCGGGTGATCGAGCCCGACCACGAGACGGTGCTGCGGCGGCAGGAGGTCTTCGGCTACACCGCCGAGGACGTGAAGATGCTCATCACGCCCATGGCGATCGAGGGCACCGAGCCCATCGGCTCCATGGGCAACGACGCGCCGCTCGCGGTGCTGTCGGAGAAGCCCCAGCCGCTCTTCGCCTACTTCAAGCAGCTCTTCGCGCAGGTGACGAACCCGCCGGTCGACGCCATCCGCGAGGAGATCATCATGGCGGTCGAGACCGCCGTGGGGCCGGAGGGGAACCTCCTCGAGCCGGGGCCGGACGCCTGCCGGCAGCTGTCGCTCCCCACGCCGGTGCTGCGTAACGAGGAGCTCGAGAAGATCCGCGGCCTCGACGGCGGCCAGGCCTCGAAGGGGCTCCGCGCCATCACGCTGCCCATCCTCTTCCGCGCGAAGGACGGCGGCGCCGGGCTGCGCAAGGCGCTCGAGGACCTGCGCTTCAAGGCCTCGGAGTGCATCGCCGAGGGCTACAACATCATCGTCCTGTCGGACCGCGGCCACGACGCCGAGGACGCCCCCATCCCCTCGCTCCTGGCCGTCGCCGCGGTGCACCACCACCTCATCCGCGAGGGCACCCGCACCCGCATCGGGCTCGTGCTCGAGTCCGGCGAGCCGCGCGAGGTGCACCACTTCGCGCTGCTCGTGGCCTACGGCGCGTCCGCGGTGAACCCCTACCTCGCCTTCGAGACCATCCACGATCAGGTGAAGCTCGGGCTCATCTCCGGGACCGGCGCCGACGCCGAGAAGAAGTACGTGAAGGCGGTGAGCAAGGGGATCGTGAAGGTGATCTCCAAGATGGGGATCTCCACGATCCAGAGCTACCACGGCGCCCAGGTGTTCGAGGCGGTGGGCCTGAACCAGGACTTCATCGACGAGTACTTCACCTGGACGGCGACGCGGGTCGGCGGCGTCGGCATCGACGTCGTCGCGAAGGAGGCGCGGCTCCGCAACGAGCGCGGCTTCCCGCCCAAGCGGCCCATCTACCACACGAGCCTCCCCGCCGGCGGCCAGTACAAGTGGCGCGCCACGGGCGAGCACCACCTCTTCAACCCGGAGACGGTGCACAAGCTCCAGTTCGCGTGCCGCTCGGGGAGCTACTCGCTCTTCAAGGAGTACACGGCGCTCGTCGACCACCAGGCGCGCAACCTGAACACGCTGCGCGGCCTCATGGACCTCGTGCCCGGTCCGAAGCCGGTCCCCATCGACGAGGTCGAGCCGGTGGAGTCCATCATGCGCCGCTTCAAGACCGGCGCCATGAGCTACGGCTCCATCTCCCAGGAGGCGCACGAGGCGCTCGCCGTCGCGATGAACCGCATCGGCGGCAAGTCGAACACCGGCGAGGGCGGCGAGGACCCGGCGCGCTACGAGCGGTCGCCGGGCGGCGACTCGAAGAACAGCGCCATCAAGCAGGTCGCCTCGGGGCGGTTCGGCGTCACGAGCCAGTACCTCGTGAACGCCCGCGAGCTGCAGATCAAGATGGCCCAGGGCGCGAAGCCGGGCGAGGGCGGCCAGCTCCCCGGCTCCAAGGTCTACCCGTGGATCGCGAAGGTGCGCCACGCCACCCCGGGCGTGGGGCTCATCTCGCCCCCCCCGCACCACGACATCTACTCGATCGAGGACCTCGCCCAGCTCATCCACGATCTCAAGAACGCGAACCACCGCGCGCGCGTGTCGGTGAAGCTCGTGGCGGAGGTCGGCGTCGGCACCATCGCCGCGGGCGTCGCGAAGGCCCACGCCGACGTGGTGCTCATCTCGGGGCACGACGGCGGCACCGGCGCCTCGCCGCTCACCTCCATCAAGCACGCGGGCATCCCCTGGGAGCTCGGCCTCGCCGAGACGCACCAGGTGCTCGTGATGAACGACCTCCGCTCGCGCATCGTGGTGGAGGTGGACGGTCAGCTGAAGACCGGCCGCGACGTCGTCGTCGGCGCGCTCCTCGGCGCCGAGGAGTTCGGCTTCGCCACCGCGCCGCTCGTGGTCCTCGGCTGCGTGATGATGCGCGCCTGCCACCTGAACACCTGCCCGGTGGGCGTGGCGACGCAGGACCCCAAGCTCCGCGCCAAGTTCACCGGAGATCCGGGCCACGTCGTCACCTTCATGCGCTTCGTCGCCCAGGAGGTCCGCGAGATCATGGCCGAGCTCGGCTACCGCACCATCGACGAGATGGTCGGCCGGTCCGAGCGCATCGAGATGCGGCGCGCGGTGGACCACTGGAAGGCCCGCAACCTCGACTTCGGCCGGATCCTGTTCAAGCCCACCGTCCCGAGGAGCTACGGGCGCACCTGCCAGATCCCGCAGGACCACGGCATCGAGCAGACGCTCGACGCGACCACGCTCCTCGACCTGGCGCGCCCCGCCCTGGAGGAGGGGAAGCCGGTGCGCGCGACGCTGCCGATCCGGAACACCATGCGGGTCGTCGGCACGATGACGGGCAGCGAGGTGACCCGCCGGTACGGCGCGGCCGGTCTGCCCGAGGACACCATCCAGCTCCACTTCAGGGGCTCGGCGGGCCAGTCCTTCGGCGCGTTCGTCCCGCGGGGCATGACCCTCGTCCTGGAGGGCGACTCGAACGACTACGTCGGCAAGGGGCTCTCGGGCGGCAAGATCGTCGTCCATCCCCCGCGCGACGCGACCTTCGTCCCGGAGGAGAACATCATCATCGGCAACGTCGCCTTCTACGGGGCGACCGGCGGCGAGGCGTACGTCCGCGGCCTCGCCGGCGAGCGGTTCTGCGTGCGCAACTCCGGCCTGCACGCCGTGGTGGAGGGCGTCGGCGATCACGGCTGCGAGTACATGACCGGCGGCCGGGTGGTGGTGCTCGGGCCCACCGGGCGCAACTTCGCCGCCGGCATGTCGGGCGGCGTCGCGTACGTCCTCGACCAGGACGGCCAGTTCGCCACCCGCTGCAACAGGCAGATGGTCGGCCTCGCGCGCCTCGAGGACGTGGAGGAGATCGCGGCGGTCAAGGCGATGATCGAGAAGCACGTGCAGTGGACCGACAGCGGCCACGCGCGCCGCCTGCTCGAGCGCTGGTCCGACACCGTGCCGCGCATCGTGCGCGTCCTGCCGAACGACTACCGGCGCGTGGTCGAGGCGCAGGCGAGGATGCGGGAGAAGGGCCTCACCGCCGAGGAGGCGGAGATGGCCGCGTTCGAGGAGAACGCGCGCGACGAGGCGCGCGTCGGCGGGAACTAG
- a CDS encoding DMT family transporter: MPALPAPRSRAATALLAAAALVCFAANSLLARAALRGGRADPASFTAIRIASGAAFLAVLAAAAGRRRRGGGSWASAAALLVYAAAFSLSYVHVPTGTGALLLFAAVQVTMIGVAVAQGARPTRPQWLGIALALGGLAALTRPGAHGATVPAAASMVLAGAAWGVYSLRGRSARDPLATTADNFVRATALAAPLAAAHLLASEARLTAAGAVLAVASGALASGGGYTLWYAVVPALGATRAAAFQLAVPVLAAAGGVALLGEHVTARLVLSAAAILCGIALTLARRRG, translated from the coding sequence ATGCCGGCGCTCCCCGCGCCGCGATCGCGCGCGGCCACCGCCCTCCTCGCCGCCGCGGCGCTCGTCTGCTTCGCGGCGAACTCGCTCCTCGCGCGCGCCGCGCTCCGCGGCGGGCGCGCGGACCCGGCGAGCTTCACGGCCATCCGGATCGCGTCCGGGGCGGCGTTCCTGGCGGTGCTCGCCGCGGCGGCCGGCCGCCGGCGGCGCGGCGGCGGGAGCTGGGCCTCGGCCGCGGCCCTCCTCGTCTACGCGGCGGCGTTCTCCCTCTCCTACGTGCACGTCCCCACCGGCACGGGCGCGCTGCTGCTCTTCGCCGCCGTGCAGGTCACCATGATCGGCGTCGCCGTCGCGCAGGGCGCCCGCCCGACGAGGCCCCAGTGGCTCGGCATCGCGCTCGCGCTCGGCGGCCTCGCGGCCCTGACGCGCCCCGGCGCGCACGGGGCGACCGTCCCCGCGGCCGCCTCCATGGTCCTCGCGGGAGCGGCGTGGGGCGTCTACTCGCTGCGCGGGCGGTCGGCCCGCGATCCGCTCGCGACGACCGCCGACAACTTCGTCCGCGCGACGGCGCTCGCCGCGCCGCTCGCGGCGGCGCACCTCCTGGCCTCGGAGGCGCGGCTCACCGCGGCCGGCGCCGTGCTCGCCGTCGCCTCGGGCGCGCTCGCGTCCGGCGGCGGCTACACGCTCTGGTACGCCGTCGTGCCGGCGCTCGGCGCCACGCGCGCCGCCGCCTTCCAGCTCGCGGTGCCCGTGCTCGCGGCCGCCGGCGGCGTGGCGCTGCTCGGCGAGCACGTCACGGCGCGGCTCGTCCTCTCGGCGGCCGCGATCCTGTGCGGGATCGCGCTGACGCTCGCTCGCCGGCGGGGCTAG
- a CDS encoding cytochrome C oxidase subunit IV family protein — MASHGNGNVSHAEHDLMHHSHAGRYVVVWGALLALTLATYLLAKIHIPGGFGIAVALVIATAKGALVALFFMHLWDQRGANRLVFVTSLVFVALLIGLTVADYATRFPLANPPGSEGALPASDYSPPPASRTH; from the coding sequence ATGGCCTCGCACGGCAACGGCAACGTCTCGCACGCCGAGCACGACCTCATGCACCACTCGCACGCGGGCCGGTACGTCGTGGTCTGGGGCGCGCTCCTCGCCCTCACCCTCGCCACGTACCTCCTCGCGAAGATCCACATCCCGGGCGGCTTCGGGATCGCGGTGGCCCTCGTGATCGCGACCGCGAAGGGCGCGCTCGTGGCGCTCTTCTTCATGCACCTGTGGGATCAGCGGGGCGCGAACCGGCTCGTGTTCGTCACCTCGCTCGTGTTCGTGGCGCTGCTCATCGGCCTCACCGTCGCGGACTACGCCACGCGCTTCCCGCTGGCGAACCCGCCCGGCAGCGAGGGCGCGCTCCCCGCGAGCGACTACTCGCCCCCGCCGGCGTCGCGGACGCACTGA
- a CDS encoding cytochrome c oxidase subunit 3 family protein, protein MPADTTYLAHHFESLDKQTHAARLGMWLFLATEVLLFTALFAGYGVYRFLYADAFRVASRGLATWIGVVNTIVLVTSSFTVAMGLDRQTRGDGRGTRLLFAVSFLLAVVFLGFKAVEYSHHFHAGELPGRFYTSEHAQGPGGPIFYALYFLITGLHAIHVVIGMTVLAIIGWRAGSGAYTAEYHVPVELAGLYWHLVDLIWIFVFPLIYLI, encoded by the coding sequence ATGCCAGCTGACACGACCTACCTCGCGCACCACTTCGAGAGCCTCGACAAGCAGACGCACGCCGCGCGGCTCGGCATGTGGCTCTTCCTCGCGACCGAGGTGCTGCTGTTCACCGCCCTCTTCGCCGGCTACGGCGTGTACCGCTTCCTGTACGCGGACGCGTTCCGGGTCGCGAGCCGGGGCCTCGCGACCTGGATCGGCGTGGTGAACACCATCGTGCTGGTGACGAGCTCGTTCACGGTGGCGATGGGGCTCGACCGCCAGACCCGCGGCGACGGGCGCGGGACGCGGCTGCTGTTCGCCGTCTCGTTCCTGCTCGCGGTCGTGTTCCTCGGCTTCAAGGCGGTGGAGTACTCGCACCACTTCCACGCCGGGGAGCTGCCGGGGCGCTTCTACACGAGCGAGCACGCGCAGGGGCCGGGCGGGCCCATCTTCTACGCCCTCTACTTCCTCATCACCGGGCTGCACGCGATCCACGTCGTCATCGGCATGACGGTCCTGGCCATCATCGGCTGGCGCGCCGGCAGCGGCGCCTACACGGCCGAGTACCACGTCCCGGTGGAGCTCGCCGGGCTGTACTGGCACCTCGTCGATCTCATCTGGATCTTCGTCTTCCCGCTCATCTACCTCATCTAG
- a CDS encoding sigma-54 dependent transcriptional regulator — MSRDRILVIDANPLEGASLRAALFERGFDAVEASTADGAIALVPTFGPGAVLADATLPGCDGAAMVERLRAVRSDASVVVSTPPDRIDAAVAAMRAGAESYLVRPLDPAQTVIVVEKALERRRLRSDRAALRERVRERAAIVGTSPELTALVEVLRRVAPTKATVLVQGEVGAGKAHVAQALHEGSPRRDHPFVRVNCAARSEALLEAELFGHEAGAFGDSEQRRPGRLEEADGGTLYLDEVGRLPASVQVRLLRVLQQGELERVGGRETIRVDVRVVAGTQRDLAEEIRAGTFRDDLYYRLNVVSLALPPLRARKSDIPALIAHLLATSPAAAAKRITGVTPGALSALFGYDWPGNVRELASVVERAVAVARGTELAAEDLSPVLQGGGAEDAGVMALIPGASLFEIEREAILRTLEQVGGSTARAAEILGVSVRKIQYRLKEYRTGGAPHDAAIIALDLPRR, encoded by the coding sequence ATGTCTCGAGATCGCATCCTCGTCATCGACGCGAACCCGCTGGAGGGTGCGTCGCTCAGGGCCGCCCTGTTCGAGCGCGGGTTCGACGCCGTCGAGGCGTCGACCGCCGACGGGGCGATCGCCCTCGTGCCGACGTTCGGCCCGGGGGCCGTCCTCGCCGACGCGACGCTCCCCGGCTGCGACGGCGCCGCCATGGTGGAGCGCCTGCGCGCCGTGCGCTCCGACGCGTCGGTGGTGGTGTCCACGCCGCCCGATCGGATCGACGCGGCCGTCGCTGCCATGCGGGCCGGAGCGGAGAGCTACCTGGTCCGGCCGCTCGATCCCGCGCAGACCGTGATCGTGGTCGAGAAGGCCCTCGAGCGCCGCCGGCTTCGCAGCGACCGCGCGGCGCTCCGGGAGCGCGTGCGCGAGCGGGCGGCGATCGTCGGCACCTCCCCCGAGCTGACCGCGCTCGTCGAGGTGCTCCGCCGGGTCGCGCCGACCAAGGCGACCGTCCTCGTGCAGGGGGAGGTCGGCGCCGGCAAGGCGCACGTCGCGCAGGCGCTGCACGAGGGCTCCCCGCGCCGCGACCACCCCTTCGTGCGGGTGAACTGCGCGGCCCGTTCGGAGGCGCTGCTGGAGGCCGAGCTGTTCGGGCACGAGGCGGGCGCGTTCGGCGACTCGGAGCAGCGTCGGCCCGGGCGGCTCGAGGAGGCGGATGGCGGCACGCTCTACCTCGACGAGGTGGGGCGCCTCCCCGCGTCGGTCCAGGTGAGGCTGCTGCGCGTGCTCCAGCAGGGCGAGCTGGAGCGCGTGGGCGGGCGAGAGACGATCCGGGTGGACGTGCGCGTGGTGGCCGGCACGCAGCGGGATCTCGCCGAGGAGATCCGCGCCGGCACCTTCCGCGACGACCTGTACTACCGCCTCAACGTGGTGTCGCTCGCGCTTCCGCCGCTCCGCGCGCGCAAGAGCGACATCCCCGCGCTCATCGCGCACCTCCTCGCGACGTCGCCGGCCGCGGCGGCGAAGCGCATCACGGGCGTGACGCCCGGCGCGCTGTCGGCGCTCTTCGGCTACGACTGGCCCGGCAACGTCCGGGAGCTCGCCTCGGTGGTGGAGCGCGCGGTCGCCGTCGCGCGCGGCACCGAGCTCGCCGCGGAGGATCTCTCGCCGGTGCTCCAGGGCGGGGGCGCCGAGGACGCGGGCGTCATGGCGCTCATCCCCGGCGCGTCGCTGTTCGAGATCGAGCGCGAGGCGATCCTGCGGACGCTCGAGCAGGTGGGCGGCTCCACCGCGCGCGCGGCCGAGATCCTCGGGGTCTCCGTCCGGAAGATCCAGTACCGGCTGAAGGAGTACCGGACGGGCGGCGCGCCCCACGACGCCGCGATCATCGCCCTCGACCTGCCGAGGCGCTGA
- a CDS encoding glutamate synthase subunit beta, whose amino-acid sequence MGKPTGFMEYPREPKHDRPPLERIRDWSEAHPPYGEDTLRAQGARCMDCGIPFCHTGTLIAGMAAGCPVNNLIPEWNDLVYRGQWQEAYIRLAKTNNFPEFTGRVCPAPCEGSCTLGIDEPPVTIKLIESEIIDRAFAEGWVVPQPPAVRTGKRVAIVGSGPAGLAAAQQLNRAGHTVTVFERADRAGGLLMYGIPNMKLDKGVVERRVQLIADEGVRFVTETEIGKHIPAQRLLKDFDAVVLAGGATQARDLPVEGRELQGIHLAMEFLHANTKSLLDSRHADGRFVSAKGHDVVVIGGGDTGTDCVGTAIRHGARSVVQLEILPQPPLERAADNPWPQWPKVLKVDYGQEEAKALWGNDPRRWRVLTKRFVGDAEGRVKELHVVDVEWAKGPDGRFGPRELPGSERVIPANLVLLALGFVGPEKPMLKQLGVKLDDRGNVWTDEAKMTSVPGVFAAGDMSRGQSLVVWAIREGREAAQSVDRYLSYGETVLPP is encoded by the coding sequence ATGGGAAAGCCCACCGGATTCATGGAGTACCCGCGCGAGCCGAAGCACGATCGGCCGCCGCTCGAACGCATCAGGGACTGGAGCGAGGCCCACCCGCCGTACGGGGAGGACACCCTCCGCGCGCAGGGCGCCCGCTGCATGGACTGCGGCATCCCGTTCTGCCACACGGGGACGCTCATCGCCGGCATGGCCGCGGGGTGCCCGGTCAACAACCTCATCCCCGAGTGGAACGACCTCGTCTACCGCGGCCAGTGGCAGGAGGCGTACATCCGGCTCGCCAAGACGAACAACTTCCCGGAGTTCACGGGGCGCGTGTGTCCTGCGCCGTGCGAGGGGAGCTGCACGCTCGGCATCGACGAGCCGCCCGTCACCATCAAGCTCATCGAGTCGGAGATCATCGACCGCGCGTTCGCCGAGGGGTGGGTGGTCCCGCAGCCGCCCGCGGTGCGGACGGGCAAGCGCGTCGCGATCGTGGGCTCCGGCCCCGCCGGGCTCGCCGCCGCGCAGCAGCTCAACAGGGCTGGCCACACCGTCACCGTGTTCGAGCGGGCCGATCGCGCCGGCGGGCTCCTCATGTACGGGATCCCGAACATGAAGCTCGACAAGGGCGTGGTCGAGCGGCGGGTGCAGCTCATCGCCGACGAGGGCGTGCGCTTCGTCACCGAGACGGAGATCGGCAAGCACATCCCGGCGCAGCGGCTGCTCAAGGACTTCGACGCCGTGGTGCTCGCCGGCGGCGCCACGCAGGCGCGCGACCTGCCCGTCGAGGGGCGCGAGCTGCAGGGCATCCACCTCGCCATGGAGTTCCTGCACGCGAACACGAAGTCGCTGCTCGACTCCCGCCACGCGGACGGGCGGTTCGTCTCGGCGAAGGGCCACGACGTGGTGGTCATCGGGGGCGGAGACACCGGGACCGACTGCGTCGGCACCGCCATCCGCCACGGCGCGCGGAGCGTCGTCCAGCTCGAGATCCTCCCCCAGCCGCCCCTCGAGCGCGCGGCGGACAACCCGTGGCCGCAGTGGCCCAAGGTCCTCAAGGTGGACTACGGCCAGGAGGAGGCGAAGGCGCTGTGGGGGAACGATCCCCGGCGCTGGCGCGTGCTCACGAAGCGCTTCGTGGGCGACGCCGAGGGCCGCGTGAAGGAGCTGCACGTCGTGGACGTCGAGTGGGCGAAGGGCCCGGACGGACGCTTCGGGCCGAGGGAGCTCCCCGGCTCGGAGCGCGTCATCCCGGCGAACCTGGTCCTCCTCGCGCTCGGCTTCGTGGGGCCCGAGAAGCCCATGCTCAAGCAGCTCGGCGTGAAGCTCGACGACCGCGGCAACGTCTGGACGGACGAGGCCAAGATGACGAGCGTGCCGGGGGTGTTCGCGGCGGGTGACATGAGCCGCGGGCAGTCGCTGGTGGTGTGGGCGATCCGCGAGGGGCGGGAGGCCGCGCAGTCGGTGGACCGGTACCTCTCCTACGGAGAGACCGTCCTCCCTCCCTAG